The genomic interval GTATCGGAAGCAAGAAGCCTACTGAGGATGCGGATTCCGGATATAGCTACACCCCTGCTGGAGAAGGCACAGGCAATAACGATGATGTTCCATGGTAAGTCATCTAGTACGTATGAAATTTCACTTTGAAGGAGAGGATATTTAAGTGGACAACTTATTTTTTATAGAAATAGGCATGGGATGCGATCTACACGGTCAAAATATTACAAAGGCATCGGTGCGCGCGGTACAAAACGCGATTCATCATAACTCGATGCCCGGACTGCGATCCGTACTGCCAGGAGGAACGCTTGATAACATGAAGGTGCGGGTAAGGCTTGCACTTCCTTGTGATCATGAGCTTCTTGACGTTGAGCAGGTAAAAGCAGTGCTGCCGTATGGACAAGTGACTGTAGAAGTCATACACGGCGGCATGCTGACGACTAGCGGTGTAGTACTGCCGGACAAAGATGATAAAAACGATTTGATTTACATCGTTAATGCATCGGTTGAGGTGGGCTACTAGTAGCATCTCCATTGCAAAAGGGAGAAGACGATGGTTTTAAAGCTTGCACTATTCGTATTATTGCTTGTATTTACAGCTTTTTTTGTCGCGACTGAATTTGCAATTATTCGTATGCGATCAAGCCGCGTCAATCAGATGGTAGCAGAGGGCATGAAAAATGCTAGAGCGGTTGAGCAGGTAACGAGCAAGCTGGACGGTTATTTATCTGCCTGCCAGCTCGGCATTACGATTACAGCGCTTGGCCTCGGATGGTTGGGAGAACCAACGATTGAGCTTATATTGCACCCTTTATTTGATCGGATACATATCGAGGGCGAGCTAAGCTCGGTGCTTTCGTTTGTCATTTCCTTCATCATTGTAACGTACTTGCATGTCGTGCTAGGAGAACTTGCTCCCAAAACGTTAGCCATCATTAAATCGGAAGAAGTCAGTCAGTTTACAGCTCCGATTATCATCGTTTTTTATAAAGTGATGTATCCGTTTATTTGGCTTCTCAACGGATCTGCGAACTCCTTGGTAAGATTGCTGGGCTTAAAGCCAGCGAATGAGCATGAGGCTCATTCTGAAGAAGAAATTCGCATCATTTTGTCGGAAAGCTATGAGAGCGGAAAAATTAATAAAAGTGAGTATGGCTATGTCAACCGGATTTTTGCGTTTGATGAGCGGCTTGCAAGAGAAATTATGGTTCCTCGGACGGATATGGCCTGTTTGTATGTAGAACATACTCGCGAGGAGAACCTCGAAATTATAATAAGAGAGCAATACACACGTTTCCCTGTAGCCAAAGGAAGCAAAGACAATATCATTGGGATCTTAAATACAAAGCAATTTTTTCTCCGCTATGAAACAAACCGAGATATCGACGTAACATCTCTGCTTCAGCCCGTTATGTCGGTTCCTGAAGTCATGCCGATCAATAAGCTGCTCCGCAAAATGCAGCAGGAACGCGTTCAAATTGCAATTCTGTTGGACGAGTATGGTGGAACGGCGGGGCTCATCACTATCGAAGACATCATAGAAGAAATTGTAGGGGAAATCCGTGATGAGTTCGATGAGGATGAAGTGAAAGAAATCGAATATATTGAGCAGCAGCGTTATTTGGTTAACGGCAAGGCACTGATTAGTGATTGGAATGAGATTGCTGGAACTGATCTTGAAAGTGAAGAAGTAGATTCTGTAGGCGGTTGGCTCTTTAATCAGAAGCCCGAGCTTCCTATCGGAGAGCCGTGGACCTATGGGAATATGACCTTTATTATTCGTGAACGTGACGACAATCGAATCCGGAAAATCGAAATTCATACCGATTTGATCGAAAATGAAATGGGAACCTACGGACATGCATAGGCTTGTATAGAGTGAGTAATTTTCAGTCTATTTCTAGGAGGAGATTGGGCGTTGGGCGATTTAATTAATGCGATTATTATGGGTATCGTGGAGGGCCTTACTGAGTTTTTACCAGTTTCATCAACGGGTCACTTGATTTTAACAGCGGAGCTGTTGAATTTCACAGGTGATCGAGCGAAAACCTTTGAGGTGGTCATTCAATTTGGCGCAGTGCTGGCTGTGCTTGTGTTATACCGAAATCGGTTTGCGAGTTTACTTAATTTCAAGGTAGGCAAAAATTCGGGTTTGAATGCTCTTCACATCATTATTGCAATGGCACCGGCGGGAGCTTGTGCTGTTTTGCTTCATTCGTTTATAAAAGGCGAGTTGTTCGTTGCTGAGAAGGTGCTGATTGGTCTTGTAGCGGGCGGAATACTGATGATTATCGCCGACCGTGTACGAAAGAAGCCAACTGCAGAGGAGCTTGATGACATTACCTACAAGCAGGCCTTTGCTGTTGGATGTTTTCAGATACTCGCATTATGGCCGGGCTTCTCGCGTTCAGGCTCGACGATATCTGGCGGCATGCTGTTTGGTGTGAGCCAGAAGGCTGCGGCCGAATTTACTTTTTTAGTATCCGTTCCGATTATGGCTGGAGCGAGCGGAATAGACCTACTTAAAAGCCGAGAGTTTCTCACGATGTCGGATTTGCCTCTGTTTCTAGTTGGACTAATAGCTGCATTTATTGTAGGGATGATTGCGGTCGTAACGTTCATAAACATGATGAAAAAAATTAGGCTTTCATGGTTTGCCTATTATCGTTTTGCGCTCGCAGCACTTTTTTATTTTATTATTTTATAAATGGAGAAAACACTGATTTTCGACAAAATTATCGAGAATGATTTTCAACTACATATAATGTAGCAAAAATTCGCTTGGATCAACTATCATTAATTTATATCCAATCGATCATTTTTTCTAATAAATCCAAGATAATCAGGGCAAATTGCCCTGATTTCTTTGTTTTGTGGATGAATAACGATCTTTTTCCATAAAATTGTAATTTAGGAGCGTGAAATCATCGTTGATGGATTTGTCTGATTATGTTAGGTTAATAATTATTGAAGCACTTTTGAAGCACTAATTTTAAGTTAACTATGAAAACTAATGATGATTTTATGTTTATGAGAGGTGGATATTGTTGCAACTTCAGGTAACGAACAGTCCTTTTAATCAAGAGCAAGTTGACCTTCTGAATCGCCTTGTACCATCACTAACGGAGTCTCAGCAAATTTGGCTGACAGGTTATTTGTTTGCTCGTCAAGCATCAGCAGGTCCGTTAACGATTAGTGCGGATGTGCAGGCTGTCTCCGAGGGAGCAGCAGTTGCAGAAGTTATTTCAGCTATCAGTCAACCAGCGGTTTCCCGTGAGGTAACGGTATTGTTTGGCTCTCAAACCGGCAATTGCCAGCGGGTAGCTACCAGCTTATCGCGCAAGCTGGAAGAACAGGGTCTGCAAGTAACACTTGCGCCAATGAATAAGTTTAAGACGAACAATTTGAAAAAAGTCGAAAACCTGTTTTTGGTTGTCAGTACTCATGGTGAAGGGGAACCGCCGGATAATGCGAAGAGCTTCCACGAGTTCCTTTACAGCAAGCGAGCTCCACAGCTAGAAAATGTAAGCTTTTCTGTCTTGTCGCTTGGCGATACGTCGTATGAATTTTTCTGTCAAACGGGTAAAGACTTTGATCAACGTCTTGAAGAGCTTGGCGCAAAACGTATTGTTCCTCGTGTAGATTGTGACCTCGATTACGATGAGGCTGTTGCTGGCTGGTCAGCAGAGGTTATCAGCTCATTAAATGATCGTTTGAATGCTGCCTCGGGAACGACTGCAGCTATAGCGCAAACTAGCAGCGAAACAACACCAGAACAATCCGCCTATTCGCGAAACAACCCTTTTAAGGCTGAAGTTCTTGCGAATATTAACTTGAATGGCCGTGGCTCTGATCGGGAAACTCGTCATTTGGAGCTGTCGCTTGAAGGCTCTAATTTACAATATGAACCAGGGGATAGCCTTGGTATTTATCCGGAAAATCATCCAGAGCTCGTGGATGCGATTATTAAGCAAATGAATTGGAACGCTGAAGAAGTTGTTCCGATCAATAAGAGCGGTGAGCAAGGCTCATTGCGTGAAGCTCTACTTAAGTATTATGAAATTACAGCCCTAACGAAACCGCTGATCACGCAAGCAGCCGAACTGACTTCGAACTCAGCACTTCGTGAACTGCTGGCTCAAGGGCAAGAACAAGCGCTTAGAAGCTATATCAACGGTCGGGATCTGCTTGATTTATTGCAGGATTTTGAGCCTTGGCAAGGAAGCGCAAAACAATTTGTTGCTATCTTGCGTAAGCTGCCAGCAAGACTTTATTCCATTGCGAGCAGTTTTAAAGCGAATGAGGATGAGGTTCATCTTACCGTGAGAGCTGTTCGTTATGAGTCTCATGGTCGTGAGCGTTATGGGGTATGCTCCGTACATTGTGCAGAGCGTGTACAACCAGGCGACAGTCTGCCGATCTATATCCAACAAAATCCGAATTTCAAGCTGCCTGCGGATACGAATACTCCAATTATTATGATTGGTCCAGGTACTGGTGTTGCTCCATTCCGTGCATTCCTTGAAGAGCGCGAGGAAATTGGCGCAGAAGGAAAATCATGGCTGTTTTATGGAGATCGCCACTTTGTTACGGATTTCCTATATCAGACCGATTGGCAAAGAATGCTTAAAGACGGCGTTTTGACCAAACTTGATGTGGCTTTCTCCCGCGATACGGAAGAGAAGGTATATGTACAGCATCGTTTGCTGCAGAAGAGCCGTGAACTATTCGAATGGCTTCAAGCCGGCGCTTATGTTTATATTTGCGGTGATGAGAAACATATGGCACATGATGTGCATACGGCTCTATTAACTGTCATTGAGCAAGAGGGCGGATTAAGCGCTGAGCAAGCGGCAGCTTATTTGAATGATATGCAGGATCAACAACGCTACCAACGTGATGTTTATTAATAAATAGATAACAACAAGAGTACTTGAATGATTGCGAGAGGAGACAGCAACAATGGCGAAAGAGCAGTTGGTAAAACCTATCGGTGGACCGCCAAGTGAAGTTGAGCATATCAAAAGCGAAAGCAACTATTTGCGCGGCGCATTAGTAGAAACGATGAGCAATCCGATTACAGGCGGTTTGCCTGAGGATGACAATCGGTTGTTGAAGTTTCATGGAAGTTATATGCAGGATGACAGGGATTTGCGCAACGAACGTGAAAAGCAGAAGCTTGAGCCTGCATTTCAATTCATGATCCGGGTGGTACTGCCAAGCGGTGTAGCAACCTCTGATCAATGGCTTGCCATGGATGAATTAGCTCACAAGTACGGAAACGGGACTTTGCGTCTCACGACACGTCAAACGTTCCAAATGCATGGCATTTTGAAATGGAATTTGAAGCCTACGCTTCAAAAAATCAATAGCGAGCTGATGACTACACTTGCTGCCTGCGGTGACGTCAATCGGAACGTTATGTGCAGTCCAAATCCTTTTCAATCGAACCATCATGAGGAAGTAAGCTACTGGGCACGTCAAGTGAATGATCATTTGGCGCCGCGTACTCGCGCTTATCATGAAATTTGGTTGGATGGAGAAAAGGTAATCGATGGTAACGAGGATGGAGCGGAAGTAGAGCCGATCTACGGACCTGTATATTTGCCGCGTAAGTTCAAGATTGGATTTGCGATTCCGCCTTTTAATGATGTAGATGTATTCTCTCAAGACATCGGCTACATTGCAATCGTAGAAGATGGCAAGCTGAAGGGCTTTAACATTTCCGTTGGCGGCGGTATGGGGATGACACACGGCGATACAACGACTTATCCGCAGCTTGGTAAAGTGATTGGCTTCTGTCCGCCGGAGCGAATTGTCGAGTTAGCAGAGAAAACCGTTATGATTCAACGTGATTATGGCAACCGTTCGGTTCGCAAAAACGCTCGGTTTAAATATACGATTGACCGTCATGGGATTGAATGGTTCAAAACCGAGCTGCAAAACCGTCTTGGCTGGCATCTTGAAGAGGTACGCCCTTATCAATTCCAAAATAACGGAGACCGTTATGGCTGGTTGAAGGGAAGCAACGGTAAATGGAATTTGACGTTGTTTATCCAGAGCGGACGTATTGAGGATCAAGAAGGCAACCCGCAAATGACGGGTTTACGCGAAATAGCCAAAGTTCATACAGGCGACTTCCGTATTACTCCGAATCAGAATCTTATTATCGGTAATGTCAGCAGCCAGAAAAAACGCAAAATTACGGAGCTAGCTGAGCAATACGGACTTACGGACGGTACGCAGCATTCTGCGCTGCGCCGAAGCTCATTATCTTGTGTTTCGTTGCCGACTTGCGGTCTTGCTATGGCGGAAGCAGAACGTTACCTTCCAACACTGATCGATAAGCTGGAGCCGATTATTAATGAAGCAGGACTGCGTGACCAGGAGATCAACATTAGGATGACTGGATGCCCGAACGGCTGCGCAAGACCAGCGCTTGGAGAAATCTCATTTATCGGCAAGGCACTCGGCAAATACAATATGTATATGGGCGCGGGCTATGCAGGTGATAGATTAAACAAGCTTTACCGTGAAAATATCGATGAGACCGAAATTCTCGATACTTTAAAACCGATTATTAATCAGTATGCAAAGGAACGGGAAACGGGCGAGCATTTCGGAGATTTCGTAATCCGCGCGGGTTATGTAAAGGCTGTTCATGATGGTCAACAATTCCATAACTAATATAAGTATAATTTAAGCAAAAGAAGACTAGGGCGTTATGCCTTAGTCTTCTTTGTTATGAAGAGCACGATGAATCATCGATGAAATAAGATTGACCCTATTCATTAAATGTGTTAATTTGGTAAAAATCATCGGAGTGGAGCGTGCTTATGCCAAAATCAGCAATATTAATTAAACCAACAATCGAATACCGCGACGCGTATATATCCTTTTATGAGGACTGGATAAAGAGCGGTGAAGATATGGTGCCGTGGGTCATTGAGAGAGAACCGGAAGATTTTAATGCCATGATAGATTTTTTGTATGCTGAAGACACTGAATCCAAAATATTAAGCGGTGATCGCGTGCCTCATTCCACTTATTGGCTCCTAAATGAGGACAACTTAATTGTTGGTGCGGTTAATATTCGGCATCGATTGAATGAAAAACTGCTCAATCAAGGCGGCCATATCGGATATGGCGTTCGTCCATCGGAGAGAAGAAAAGGGTATGCCAATATCATATTATCAAATACGTTGGAGCTTTTAAAAGATTGGGGTCATCAAAAAGTTCTAGTTGTTTGTGATAAAGGGAATACCGGCTCAGAAAAAACGATTTTAAAAAACGGTGGCGTGTTGGAATCAGAATTCGTAGAGGAAAATGGCAATATTATTAAAAGATTTTGGATAGACCTATAATCAATGCAGCTAGCTATTTTTTTAGCATTTACAAACCATCAGCTGGTTTCCGTCGGGGTCTTTAAAGCTGAAAAAGTGACCATGTTCAATTTCGCTTACAAGCTCTACATTCTTATCACGCATGAACTGAAAAGCTGCATGGATGTCATCCGTATTAAAATGAAAAATAGGTGTTCTTGCATAAGTATCTTCTGTATAGATTTTACTGTCTAAAACAAGGTTTTGGCCGTTGTTATCTAAAGGAATACAGCATAAATGACCTGCAATGATATCATAGGTAGGCTCCAATTCAAGAATGGAGCAATACCATTCACGAGCTTTTTCAATATCGCTAACCGTAACAAAGATTGCTCCTACTCTATTCATAATAATACCCATCATGAAACACTCTCCTTTAATTTTACATTTATTCTATCATGCTTTGAAGGCTAGCTCACATCATTTCTTCCATTATTATCAAAAAAAGAGGTTATTCCAATTGCTCGGAATAACCTCTTTAACTTATTGATCGCGAAGCAGCTTCTTATCAAGAATAAATGTGCCAAACGGAAGGAAAGCTGCGATAAATGCTGCTGCTGCCTTTAGAATCGACCAGCGGTGTTTAATCCATACATGGAAGACAGCAAGGATATAAAGAACGAATAAGAGGCCATGAAGTCCGCCTACAATAGTCACGGGTTCTGGAATATCAGCCCAGTATTTGAGGGGCATTGCTATTAAAAGCAGTAATAGAAAAGATAACCCTTCGATGAAACCAACGACCCGCAGACGACCCATTGCGGTTTTAAGCATTAAAAAACCTCCAATTAATAAGATTACGAGCGAGGCTCTAGTCCTGCCCACAATAGTTCTACGATTTCGAACGCGGCTTGTTCCACTGTTTTTTCATTATTAATGATTTCTTTACGATTTCGAACCGTTAACATAGCTGTAAAGACATGAGCAAGCAGCATCGAATCACCTCGTTTGATTTCGCCCTCGTCCATTGCCTTCTGAAATACACTCCCAATTAATTCGTGTATCGCTTGCTCACTCGTACGAATGCTCGTAATTTGCTCCTCAGTCAAACCGCTGGAAGCTTCCCGCATCATCGTTTCAAACTCAACATGAGCATTGTTCATATGGCGTTCAGCAACAACAAGCATTCTTTCCTTCAGTGACCCGGTGCTGCTAACAATTTTTGAAGTTTGATCATAAGCCATCTTTAGAACAAATTGAAGACATTCGGTGAACAAAACGCTTTTATTATTAAAATAATAATAAACGCTTGCTTTTGTAACCCCGCATGCTTGAGCTACACTTTCTAATGAAACTTTTTCGAAACCTTGCTCCATAAATAAAAAGGCTGCTGTGCGCAAAATTTGCTGCATCGTCTGAATTGAACCTGTGCCTTTGGGCCGGCCTGGTTTGCGTTTTATTTGGTCCTCGCTCATCGACATGCCCTCCATTCATCAAATTGTAATAAATATGAATTGATTAATTAACCTTTCGGTATATATAATTAAATTATCGCTTGAGTTAATTTTAAACGATATTAGTCGTAATGTGAAATGGAGGATTTGTCAAATGATCGAAAGATTAGCAGGAATGGTCGCTGGACGACGTACAAGGTGGATAACATTAGTTGCGTGGATTGTATTAGCCGGGCTGCTAACTGTATTTCTGCCAGCTGTGGGTGACAAAGAAGTAAGCAATGCTCCAAACCTAGAGGCTGACAGCCCGTCCGTTGTCGCTGATCAATTAATAAAGGATAAGTTTCCAAGCTCCTCTGGCATTCCAGCTTTGGTGGTCTGGCATCGAGAAGGCGGCTTAACAGAAGCGGATTATGCGCTTATTCAAAAAACGACGCAGAAGATTGTTGAAAATCCGTTGAAAGAGCAAGGCGAGGTTATACCTCTTCATCAAATGCCTTTACCTGCTTTGCAAAAGTTTGCTTCTGAAGACGGAACGACACTCGTTCAGCCGATTCAGTTCGGTGAAGCAACAGAAACTGAAGTTTTGAAGGAAAATATTGAGTCCATAAAAGCTATCATCGGAGAAGCATCAGGTAAAGAACCTTTTTCCGTACCTATCGATGATGATGCTGAATTAAGCGTGCGTGTCAGCGGTCCTGTTGGTATTTCGGTTGATGCAACCGATTTGTTCAAAGGAGCGGATGTATCACTGATGATCGCAACGGTACTTATCGTACTAGTCTTGCTGCTCCTCATCTACCGCTCACCGATTCTTGCTATCATTCCACTAATTGGTGTTGGATTTGCTTATGCTGTTACAGGACCATTGCTTGGCTTTATGGCAGGTGAAGGCTGGATAACGGTGGATGGGCAAGCTATATCCATTATGACTGTGCTCTTATTCGGAGCGGGTACTGATTATTGTTTATTTTTCATCTCGCATTTCCGTCAAGAGCTTACTCGTGAAAGTGATAAAATGAAAGCACTAAAACGATCGTTCAAGGACGCCTCAGGTGCTATTGCAATGAGCGGCTTTACGGTAGTTCTTTCTTTGCTAGCTTTGCTTGCGGCTAAGTACGGTGCTTATGATCGCTTCGCAATTCCATTCAGTTTATCGATCCTTATTATGGGAATCGCAAGTTTGACGCTGGTTCCGGCATTGCTTTCAATTATTGGAAGAGCCTCATTTTACCCGTTTATTCCGCGTACAGATGCAATGGCGCATGCACATGCGGACAAAAAAGGAAAAGTGTACCGTAAGCCGAACACGGAGAAGAAGCTCGGCACCAAAATTGGAAAGCTTGTTATAACGAAGCCGTGGATGGTTGTTATCACCTCTGTTTTGATACTAGGAATTTTCGCAAGCTTCTCCAGTCAAATTAAATTTACTTATGATCTGCTGTCTTCTTTTCCAGAGGATATGCCTTCAAGAGAGGGTTTTGAAGTAATTTCGAAGTCATTTACGCCAGGAGATTTAGCACCGATTACAGTGGTTGCTGCGACGGATGGTGCAGTGCCTGAGTTAGCAGAAAAGCTTGCTGCTGTGCCGCTTGTTGATCATGTTCAGGAGCCGCAGCCGAGCGTTAATGACCCTAATTTACAATCGTATACGGTCATCTTGAATACGAATCCATATTCCCAGGAAGCAATGGAGACGATTCCGTTACTCCGTGCGGCGGCAGAAGCTGCGCTTACGAATGGAAACGTTGCTGAGGCTGATCAAAAAGTATGGATCGCTGGCCAGACAGCTACGCAATATGATGCCAAGGTGCTGACGGATCATGATAATAATGTCATTATTCCTTTAGTTATCGGACTCATCATGATTCTGCTGTTTGCTTATTTAAGATCCATTACTGCAACATTATACTTAATCGGCACTGTATTGCTGTCGTATGCAGCCGCACTAGGCTTGGGCTGGGTGATCCTGCATTACATCATGGGCGTTGATGCCATTCAAGGTGCAATTCCGCTTTATGCATTCGTTTTCCTCATTGCGCTTGGTGAAGATTACAATATATTTATGATCTCAAGCATTTGGAAAAAGAGCAAAACGCTGCCGCTGAAGCAAGCCATCAAAGAAGGGGTAAGCGAAACGGGCGGCGTAATCACTTCAGCAGGACTTATTCTTGCAGCTACGTTTGCCGTGCTTGCGACGCTTCCTAT from Paenibacillus sp. FSL K6-3182 carries:
- a CDS encoding Lin0512 family protein; the protein is MDNLFFIEIGMGCDLHGQNITKASVRAVQNAIHHNSMPGLRSVLPGGTLDNMKVRVRLALPCDHELLDVEQVKAVLPYGQVTVEVIHGGMLTTSGVVLPDKDDKNDLIYIVNASVEVGY
- a CDS encoding hemolysin family protein: MVLKLALFVLLLVFTAFFVATEFAIIRMRSSRVNQMVAEGMKNARAVEQVTSKLDGYLSACQLGITITALGLGWLGEPTIELILHPLFDRIHIEGELSSVLSFVISFIIVTYLHVVLGELAPKTLAIIKSEEVSQFTAPIIIVFYKVMYPFIWLLNGSANSLVRLLGLKPANEHEAHSEEEIRIILSESYESGKINKSEYGYVNRIFAFDERLAREIMVPRTDMACLYVEHTREENLEIIIREQYTRFPVAKGSKDNIIGILNTKQFFLRYETNRDIDVTSLLQPVMSVPEVMPINKLLRKMQQERVQIAILLDEYGGTAGLITIEDIIEEIVGEIRDEFDEDEVKEIEYIEQQRYLVNGKALISDWNEIAGTDLESEEVDSVGGWLFNQKPELPIGEPWTYGNMTFIIRERDDNRIRKIEIHTDLIENEMGTYGHA
- a CDS encoding undecaprenyl-diphosphate phosphatase; this encodes MGDLINAIIMGIVEGLTEFLPVSSTGHLILTAELLNFTGDRAKTFEVVIQFGAVLAVLVLYRNRFASLLNFKVGKNSGLNALHIIIAMAPAGACAVLLHSFIKGELFVAEKVLIGLVAGGILMIIADRVRKKPTAEELDDITYKQAFAVGCFQILALWPGFSRSGSTISGGMLFGVSQKAAAEFTFLVSVPIMAGASGIDLLKSREFLTMSDLPLFLVGLIAAFIVGMIAVVTFINMMKKIRLSWFAYYRFALAALFYFIIL
- a CDS encoding assimilatory sulfite reductase (NADPH) flavoprotein subunit, with the protein product MQLQVTNSPFNQEQVDLLNRLVPSLTESQQIWLTGYLFARQASAGPLTISADVQAVSEGAAVAEVISAISQPAVSREVTVLFGSQTGNCQRVATSLSRKLEEQGLQVTLAPMNKFKTNNLKKVENLFLVVSTHGEGEPPDNAKSFHEFLYSKRAPQLENVSFSVLSLGDTSYEFFCQTGKDFDQRLEELGAKRIVPRVDCDLDYDEAVAGWSAEVISSLNDRLNAASGTTAAIAQTSSETTPEQSAYSRNNPFKAEVLANINLNGRGSDRETRHLELSLEGSNLQYEPGDSLGIYPENHPELVDAIIKQMNWNAEEVVPINKSGEQGSLREALLKYYEITALTKPLITQAAELTSNSALRELLAQGQEQALRSYINGRDLLDLLQDFEPWQGSAKQFVAILRKLPARLYSIASSFKANEDEVHLTVRAVRYESHGRERYGVCSVHCAERVQPGDSLPIYIQQNPNFKLPADTNTPIIMIGPGTGVAPFRAFLEEREEIGAEGKSWLFYGDRHFVTDFLYQTDWQRMLKDGVLTKLDVAFSRDTEEKVYVQHRLLQKSRELFEWLQAGAYVYICGDEKHMAHDVHTALLTVIEQEGGLSAEQAAAYLNDMQDQQRYQRDVY
- the cysI gene encoding assimilatory sulfite reductase (NADPH) hemoprotein subunit — encoded protein: MAKEQLVKPIGGPPSEVEHIKSESNYLRGALVETMSNPITGGLPEDDNRLLKFHGSYMQDDRDLRNEREKQKLEPAFQFMIRVVLPSGVATSDQWLAMDELAHKYGNGTLRLTTRQTFQMHGILKWNLKPTLQKINSELMTTLAACGDVNRNVMCSPNPFQSNHHEEVSYWARQVNDHLAPRTRAYHEIWLDGEKVIDGNEDGAEVEPIYGPVYLPRKFKIGFAIPPFNDVDVFSQDIGYIAIVEDGKLKGFNISVGGGMGMTHGDTTTYPQLGKVIGFCPPERIVELAEKTVMIQRDYGNRSVRKNARFKYTIDRHGIEWFKTELQNRLGWHLEEVRPYQFQNNGDRYGWLKGSNGKWNLTLFIQSGRIEDQEGNPQMTGLREIAKVHTGDFRITPNQNLIIGNVSSQKKRKITELAEQYGLTDGTQHSALRRSSLSCVSLPTCGLAMAEAERYLPTLIDKLEPIINEAGLRDQEINIRMTGCPNGCARPALGEISFIGKALGKYNMYMGAGYAGDRLNKLYRENIDETEILDTLKPIINQYAKERETGEHFGDFVIRAGYVKAVHDGQQFHN
- a CDS encoding GNAT family N-acetyltransferase; translated protein: MPKSAILIKPTIEYRDAYISFYEDWIKSGEDMVPWVIEREPEDFNAMIDFLYAEDTESKILSGDRVPHSTYWLLNEDNLIVGAVNIRHRLNEKLLNQGGHIGYGVRPSERRKGYANIILSNTLELLKDWGHQKVLVVCDKGNTGSEKTILKNGGVLESEFVEENGNIIKRFWIDL
- a CDS encoding VOC family protein; the encoded protein is MMGIIMNRVGAIFVTVSDIEKAREWYCSILELEPTYDIIAGHLCCIPLDNNGQNLVLDSKIYTEDTYARTPIFHFNTDDIHAAFQFMRDKNVELVSEIEHGHFFSFKDPDGNQLMVCKC
- a CDS encoding DUF3817 domain-containing protein; translated protein: MLKTAMGRLRVVGFIEGLSFLLLLLIAMPLKYWADIPEPVTIVGGLHGLLFVLYILAVFHVWIKHRWSILKAAAAFIAAFLPFGTFILDKKLLRDQ
- a CDS encoding TetR/AcrR family transcriptional regulator, with the protein product MSEDQIKRKPGRPKGTGSIQTMQQILRTAAFLFMEQGFEKVSLESVAQACGVTKASVYYYFNNKSVLFTECLQFVLKMAYDQTSKIVSSTGSLKERMLVVAERHMNNAHVEFETMMREASSGLTEEQITSIRTSEQAIHELIGSVFQKAMDEGEIKRGDSMLLAHVFTAMLTVRNRKEIINNEKTVEQAAFEIVELLWAGLEPRS
- a CDS encoding MMPL family transporter, with the translated sequence MIERLAGMVAGRRTRWITLVAWIVLAGLLTVFLPAVGDKEVSNAPNLEADSPSVVADQLIKDKFPSSSGIPALVVWHREGGLTEADYALIQKTTQKIVENPLKEQGEVIPLHQMPLPALQKFASEDGTTLVQPIQFGEATETEVLKENIESIKAIIGEASGKEPFSVPIDDDAELSVRVSGPVGISVDATDLFKGADVSLMIATVLIVLVLLLLIYRSPILAIIPLIGVGFAYAVTGPLLGFMAGEGWITVDGQAISIMTVLLFGAGTDYCLFFISHFRQELTRESDKMKALKRSFKDASGAIAMSGFTVVLSLLALLAAKYGAYDRFAIPFSLSILIMGIASLTLVPALLSIIGRASFYPFIPRTDAMAHAHADKKGKVYRKPNTEKKLGTKIGKLVITKPWMVVITSVLILGIFASFSSQIKFTYDLLSSFPEDMPSREGFEVISKSFTPGDLAPITVVAATDGAVPELAEKLAAVPLVDHVQEPQPSVNDPNLQSYTVILNTNPYSQEAMETIPLLRAAAEAALTNGNVAEADQKVWIAGQTATQYDAKVLTDHDNNVIIPLVIGLIMILLFAYLRSITATLYLIGTVLLSYAAALGLGWVILHYIMGVDAIQGAIPLYAFVFLIALGEDYNIFMISSIWKKSKTLPLKQAIKEGVSETGGVITSAGLILAATFAVLATLPIQVLVQFGLITAIGVLMDTFIVRPFLVPAITTLLGKRAFWPAKVSLIEESKQKAKG